The Rhodopseudomonas palustris genome window below encodes:
- a CDS encoding MucR family transcriptional regulator: MSDAAGKSLIELTATIVSAYVSNNPTPAGDIPSLIGQVHAAMQRLSSGRADAPAPEPAKPAVPLKKSMTPEYLICLEDGKRFKSLKRHLRTQYKMTPEQYREKWGLPADYPMVAPNYAVERSQLAKKMGLGQQRRRRSK, translated from the coding sequence ATGAGCGACGCCGCGGGCAAGAGCCTGATCGAACTGACCGCGACCATCGTGTCGGCCTATGTCAGTAACAATCCGACGCCGGCGGGCGACATTCCCTCGCTGATCGGGCAGGTTCACGCCGCGATGCAGCGGCTGTCGAGCGGCCGCGCCGACGCGCCGGCGCCGGAACCGGCCAAGCCGGCGGTGCCGCTGAAGAAGTCGATGACGCCGGAATATCTGATCTGTCTCGAGGACGGAAAACGCTTCAAATCGCTGAAGCGGCATCTGCGCACGCAGTACAAGATGACCCCCGAGCAATACCGCGAGAAATGGGGCCTGCCGGCGGACTACCCGATGGTCGCGCCGAACTACGCGGTCGAACGCTCGCAACTCGCCAAGAAGATGGGCCTCGGCCAGCAGCGCCGGCGGCGCAGCAAGTAA